In one Populus nigra chromosome 12, ddPopNigr1.1, whole genome shotgun sequence genomic region, the following are encoded:
- the LOC133668907 gene encoding LOB domain-containing protein 15-like — translation MSRERKRFDELGKKIKRDQSDATYQMGRRHMLGPPGALNTITPCAACKLLRRRCAQECPFSPYFSPHEPQKFASVHKVFGASNVSKMLMEVPQNQRADAANSLVYEANVRLRDPVYGCMGAISALQQQVQSLEDELNAVRNEILKYRYREANMIHSSHVALLSSGAVSIAAPSPAPPTPPPPTASPPPSSSSSSMYTQPTSSAAADYSTTSTENVSFFG, via the exons ATGTCCAGAGAAAG GAAGAGATTTGATGAGTTAGGCAAGAAGATCAAAAGAGATCAATCAGATGCCACTTATCAGATGGGAAGAAGACACATGCTGGGTCCTCCTGGAGCCCTAAACACAATTACTCCTTGCGCTGCCTGTAAGCTCTTAAGAAGGAGGTGTGCACAAGAATGCCCATTTTCTCCATATTTCTCTCCACATGAACCTCAGAAGTTTGCTTCTGTTCACAAAGTTTTTGGTGCAAGTAATGTCTCAAAGATGCTGATG GAGGTGCCACAGAACCAAAGAGCTGATGCAGCTAATAGTCTTGTTTATGAGGCTAATGTGAGGCTAAGAGATCCAGTTTATGGGTGCATGGGTGCAATTTCAGCTTTACAACAGCAAGTTCAATCGTTGGAAGACGAACTTAATGCAGTCAGGAATGAAATACTCAAATACAGATATAGGGAAGCAAACATGATTCATTCTTCTCATGTAGCTTTGCTTTCCTCTGGGGCTGTTTCAATTGCTGCACCGTCACCAGCCCCCCCTACGCCACCGCCCCCAACAGCATCGCCCCCTCCTTCTTCCTCATCTTCCTCCATGTACACCCAACCGACAAGTAGTGCTGCTGCAGATTATAGCACAACTTCGACTGAAAATGTCTCcttttttggttaa
- the LOC133668917 gene encoding uncharacterized protein LOC133668917: protein MPSDGQEVSQQSLEIKQNDKFFTRIMSKESSMANSSNRVYYGGASGAIPFMWESRPGTPKHTLADTCLPPLTPPPSYHSSSKSNSMHKNNYANPNILTTLFHRFVPKRTRMSPSSSMSSTSSSSSSCSPFYSSQSNFMNSKSKKSYCFSSARSLICYRFDERDDDYDNDGHGLRSPISTLCYDVKRKAVNGCHGYHFMRNMKSAVL from the coding sequence ATGCCAAGTGATGGGCAGGAAGTATCTCAACAATCACttgaaatcaaacaaaatgaCAAGTTCTTCACAAGGATTATGTCCAAAGAATCCTCCATGGCCAATTCTTCGAACAGGGTATATTATGGAGGTGCTTCAGGTGCAATTCCATTCATGTGGGAATCAAGGCCAGGTACTCCAAAGCACACACTTGCTGATACCTGTCTCCCTCCCTTGACACCTCCTCCTTCATATCATTCATCTTCAAAATCAAACTCCATGCACAAGAATAATTATGCAAACCCAAATATCTTGACCACTTTATTCCATAGGTTCGTCCCTAAAAGGACTCGTATGTCGCCATCATCTTCAATGTCTTCAACCTCCTCGTCGTCGTCATCTTGTTCGCCATTTTATTCATCACAATCAAACTTCAtgaattcaaaatctaaaaagagCTACTGTTTTTCAAGTGCAAGATCGCTTATCTGCTACAGGTTTGATGAAAGAGACGATGACTATGACAATGATGGACATGGCCTTAGATCACCCATTTCAACTTTGTGTTATGATGTTAAACGTAAAGCCGTGAATGGGTGCCATGGTTACCATTTCATGAGGAACATGAAGAGTGCAGTTTTGTAA
- the LOC133669244 gene encoding uncharacterized CRM domain-containing protein At3g25440, chloroplastic encodes MIIIIMLGIAASIRGGVGIGRRLSFAIRKESLTWYRNLVVQNQSDSFNYTPSVVCCFLWAQRPGVVLENFARHMSTASLELRTDNDFVRFSITKDGYSAKEKKSMKKVPRYVKMSKKAKLNELRFYRLKAKKKMNSPNPEVRIRYKLEKAKRKEAWLIEKLRKLEVPKTPGEAYDPEILTEEEKHYLKRTGEKKKNYVPVGRRGVFGGVVLNMHLHWKKHETVKVTCKPCKPGQIHEYAEELARLSKGIVIDIRPDNTIIFYRGKNYVQPKIMSPPDTLSKDKALEKYRYEQSLEHTSQFIEKLEKELENYQEHVVRYKKRKEAAVDSTIADDGLSQITNQS; translated from the exons atgataataataataatgttgggTATAGCAGCTTCAATAAGAGGAGGCGTAGGCATTGGTCGCCGGCTTAGCTTCGCTATCAGAAA GGAATCTTTAACTTGGTACCGTAATCTAGTAGTTCAAAACCAGTCGGACAGTTTTAATTACACACCATCTGTTGTATGCTGTTTTTTATGGGCACAAAGACCTGGAGTTGTTCTTGAAAATTTTGCAAGGCATATGAGCACTGCATCATTGGAGCTGAGGACAGACAATGATTTTGTTAGATTTTCGATTACTAAAGATGGGTATTcagcaaaagagaagaaaagtatgaAAAAGGTGCCCAGATATGTTAAAATGTCTAAAAAGGCGAAACTTAATGAACTCCGGTTCTATCGCCTCAAGGCCAAAAAGAAGATGAATTCTCCTAATCCTGAAGTTAGGATTAGATATAAACTCGAAAAG GCCAAAAGGAAGGAAGCATGGTTGATTGAAAAGCTCAGGAAACTTGAAGTCCCCAAAACCCCAGGTGAAGCATATGATCCTGAAATATTAACAGAAGAGGAGAAGCATTACCTCAAGCGTACTGgcgagaagaagaaaaactacgTTCCAGTTGGCCGACGAGGGGTTTTTGGAGGCGTTGTTCTCAATATGCATCTTCATTGGAAGAAGCACGAAACCGTCAAGGTTACTTGCAAACCTTGCAAGCCAGGCCAAATTCATGAATATGCTGAAGAGCTTGCTCGACTTAGCAAAGGGATCGTTATTGACATAAGACCTGACAACACCATTATTTTCTACAGGGGAAAGAACTATGTGCAGCCAAAAATCATGTCCCCTCCAGATACCCTATCTAAAGATAAA GCCCTGGAAAAATATAGGTACGAGCAGTCCCTTGAGCATACAAGTCAGTTCATTGAGAAATTGGAGAAAGAGCTTGAAAATTATCAGGAGCATGTTGTTCGttacaagaaaaggaaagaagctGCAGTAGACAGTACGATTGCTGAT GATGGACTCTCTCAAATAACAAATCAGAGTTGA